One part of the Anaerolineales bacterium genome encodes these proteins:
- a CDS encoding DUF4287 domain-containing protein: MSFQAYLDNIEAKTGKTPNEFIALAKAKGFGADTKAGDIVAWLKEDFDLGRGHAMALVHVIKNGAVISDKHVNSGGTHSDPSNKLRLSGARPKGAKKTAAKKTVKKTTRRK, from the coding sequence ATGTCATTTCAAGCCTATCTGGACAATATCGAAGCCAAGACCGGCAAAACGCCCAACGAGTTCATTGCGCTGGCTAAGGCCAAAGGCTTTGGCGCAGACACGAAAGCCGGCGACATCGTGGCCTGGCTCAAGGAAGACTTTGACCTGGGGCGCGGCCACGCCATGGCGCTGGTGCACGTCATCAAGAACGGCGCGGTCATCAGCGACAAGCATGTCAACAGCGGTGGCACGCACAGCGACCCGAGCAACAAGCTGCGACTGAGCGGAGCGCGCCCAAAGGGTGCGAAGAAAACCGCCGCCAAGAAGACAGTAAAGAAAACTACGCGCAGGAAATAA
- the moeB gene encoding molybdopterin-synthase adenylyltransferase MoeB produces MVAESSRTLTRDDLMRYSRHLLIPEVGLAGQQKLRDSAVLLIGTGGLGSPAAMYLAAAGVGRIGLVDYDVVDASNLQRQVIHGTAQLGTLKVESARQRIMDINPTVQVDVHNVLFTSANALEIARGYDLVIDGTDNFPTRYLVNDVSVKLGIPNVYGSIFRFDGQVSVFDAEHGPCYRCLFPEPPPPGLVPSCAEGGVLGVLPGIIGSMQASEGIKALLGIGETLVGRLLLFNALDMRIEFVKLRKDPNCVVCSQPKDKIELIDYEAFCGLPAHDHDEASMDKKYEVTPKELAEQLKAGSQVKVIDVREPHELAISRIEGSIDIPLGEVAARLSQLDTANEYVVICRVGGRSARAVELMLAAGFGKVKNLVGGINAWAEQVDPDLPTY; encoded by the coding sequence ATGGTTGCTGAAAGCTCCCGCACACTAACTCGTGACGACCTAATGCGCTATTCGCGCCATCTGCTCATCCCCGAGGTGGGCTTGGCCGGCCAGCAGAAACTGCGCGATTCCGCCGTGTTGCTCATCGGCACCGGCGGCCTCGGCTCGCCGGCGGCCATGTACCTGGCCGCGGCGGGCGTGGGCCGCATTGGCCTGGTGGACTACGATGTGGTGGATGCATCCAACCTGCAGCGCCAGGTCATCCACGGTACGGCTCAACTGGGCACGCTCAAGGTCGAATCCGCCCGCCAGCGCATTATGGATATCAATCCCACCGTGCAGGTGGATGTGCACAATGTGCTGTTCACCTCAGCCAATGCGCTGGAGATCGCGCGCGGCTATGACCTCGTCATTGACGGCACGGATAACTTTCCCACCCGCTATCTGGTGAACGATGTCAGCGTCAAGCTAGGCATCCCCAATGTGTACGGCTCCATCTTCCGCTTCGATGGCCAGGTCAGCGTCTTCGACGCCGAGCACGGCCCGTGCTACCGCTGCCTGTTCCCCGAGCCGCCACCGCCCGGCCTGGTGCCTTCCTGCGCCGAGGGCGGCGTGCTGGGCGTGCTGCCCGGCATCATTGGCAGCATGCAAGCCAGCGAAGGCATCAAAGCCCTGTTGGGCATAGGCGAAACGTTGGTGGGGCGCCTGCTGCTCTTCAATGCGCTGGATATGCGGATAGAATTCGTCAAGCTGCGCAAGGACCCCAACTGTGTCGTATGCAGCCAGCCAAAAGACAAGATCGAGCTAATAGACTACGAAGCCTTCTGTGGTCTGCCCGCTCACGACCACGATGAGGCAAGCATGGATAAAAAATACGAGGTCACTCCCAAGGAGCTGGCCGAGCAGCTCAAAGCTGGCTCACAGGTCAAAGTGATCGACGTGCGCGAGCCGCACGAACTGGCCATCTCTCGCATCGAGGGCAGCATTGACATCCCCCTGGGCGAGGTTGCCGCCCGCTTATCCCAACTCGATACGGCCAACGAATATGTGGTGATATGCCGCGTCGGCGGCCGCTCGGCCCGCGCCGTGGAGTTGATGCTGGCCGCGGGCTTCGGCAAGGTCAAGAACCTCGTCGGCGGCATCAACGCCTGGGCTGAGCAGGTGGATCCGGACCTGCCAACGTACTAA
- the folK gene encoding 2-amino-4-hydroxy-6-hydroxymethyldihydropteridine diphosphokinase gives MRTLIYLGLGSNRGDRLANLHAAIAALAPAVRVRRQSAVYETEPWGYAEQASFLNMALEAETELTPADLLAHIKQVEQQVGRVASFRYGPREIDIDILLYGDQQLELQSVLGSAEYALQIPHPRLAERAFVLAPLAELAPELPVPGSGRTVGQLLAAQDASGVQAFDTGAEQ, from the coding sequence ATGCGCACCCTTATCTATCTCGGCCTGGGCAGCAACCGCGGCGACCGGCTGGCGAATTTGCACGCCGCCATCGCCGCTCTGGCGCCGGCTGTACGCGTGCGGCGCCAGAGCGCCGTGTACGAGACCGAGCCGTGGGGCTACGCCGAGCAGGCCAGTTTCCTCAACATGGCCCTGGAAGCCGAAACCGAACTGACGCCGGCTGATCTGCTGGCGCATATCAAGCAGGTCGAGCAGCAAGTGGGGCGGGTGGCCAGCTTCCGCTACGGCCCGCGCGAGATCGACATTGACATTCTGCTGTATGGCGACCAGCAGCTTGAACTGCAAAGCGTGCTCGGCTCCGCCGAGTACGCTCTGCAAATTCCCCACCCGCGCCTGGCGGAGCGCGCCTTTGTGCTGGCGCCGCTGGCCGAGCTGGCGCCCGAGCTGCCGGTGCCTGGCAGCGGGCGCACCGTAGGCCAGCTGCTGGCCGCACAAGACGCCAGCGGCGTGCAAGCGTTTGACACTGGAGCAGAGCAATGA
- a CDS encoding VOC family protein, which produces MTKSKLLRMDNIGIVVESLDAAIAFFEKIGLALEGRAMIEGEWAGRVTGLGTQSVEIAMLVTPDGHSRLELSRFLTPSTVSDHRTAPVNSLGYLRAMFTVDDLDEMLSRLSKHGAQLVGEVVKYEDSYRLCYIRGPEGLLIGLAEQLSNN; this is translated from the coding sequence ATGACGAAGAGCAAACTGCTTAGGATGGACAATATCGGCATCGTGGTCGAATCGCTGGATGCGGCGATCGCCTTCTTTGAAAAGATCGGCCTGGCCCTCGAAGGGCGCGCCATGATAGAAGGCGAATGGGCGGGCCGGGTGACTGGGTTGGGCACGCAATCGGTGGAGATCGCCATGCTGGTCACGCCTGACGGACACAGCCGGCTTGAGTTGTCGCGCTTCCTCACCCCGTCTACAGTGTCAGACCACCGCACAGCGCCGGTGAATTCGCTGGGCTATTTGCGGGCCATGTTCACGGTGGACGACCTTGACGAAATGCTGTCCCGGCTGAGCAAGCACGGCGCCCAGCTGGTTGGCGAGGTGGTTAAGTACGAAGACAGCTACCGGTTGTGCTACATCCGCGGGCCGGAAGGCCTGCTTATAGGGCTGGCAGAGCAACTCAGTAACAACTAA
- the rplS gene encoding 50S ribosomal protein L19 translates to MSDLLKAVEAKKNENIPDLRPGDLVSVHVKIKEGDRERIQEFKGTVLKAGGSRNNRNFTVRRMASNGIGVERTFLTASPLIEKVVVERHSKVRRANLRYLRDVSGKKARLKQKFDK, encoded by the coding sequence ATGTCTGACTTGCTGAAGGCCGTAGAGGCCAAGAAAAACGAAAATATCCCCGACCTGCGCCCCGGTGACCTGGTGAGTGTTCACGTCAAGATCAAAGAAGGTGACCGTGAGCGCATTCAGGAGTTCAAGGGCACCGTGCTCAAGGCTGGCGGCTCCCGCAACAACCGCAACTTCACCGTGCGCCGCATGGCCAGCAACGGCATCGGGGTCGAGCGCACCTTCCTCACCGCCTCTCCGCTGATCGAGAAGGTGGTGGTCGAGCGCCACTCCAAGGTGCGCCGCGCCAACCTGCGCTACCTGCGCGATGTGAGCGGCAAGAAGGCCCGCCTCAAGCAGAAGTTTGACAAGTAA
- a CDS encoding winged helix-turn-helix transcriptional regulator, producing the protein MNDTLSLKFAALADPTRRAILERLAGGDASVSELARPFAMSQPAISKHLKVLEKAGLISRGRAAQARPAHLEAEQLALVTEWLERCRRNWHESFDKLDAYLKTLEAADAHTKPRAPKPKKHKPSRRKK; encoded by the coding sequence ATGAACGACACACTCAGCCTTAAGTTTGCCGCCCTGGCCGACCCCACCCGCCGGGCGATCCTGGAGCGCCTGGCCGGCGGCGACGCCTCGGTCAGCGAGCTGGCGCGGCCCTTCGCCATGAGCCAGCCGGCCATCTCCAAGCACCTCAAGGTGCTGGAAAAGGCCGGGCTGATCAGCCGCGGGCGCGCCGCCCAGGCGCGCCCGGCCCACCTGGAGGCCGAGCAACTGGCCCTGGTCACCGAGTGGCTGGAGCGCTGCCGCCGCAACTGGCACGAAAGCTTCGACAAGCTGGACGCGTATTTGAAGACGCTGGAAGCAGCCGATGCGCACACCAAGCCGCGAGCGCCCAAACCCAAAAAACACAAACCATCAAGGAGAAAGAAATGA
- a CDS encoding SRPBCC domain-containing protein, producing the protein MNDKMIIKADGAELYLERTFAAPRERVWAAFTECQHLTNWWGPKGWDLTHCDMDFRVGGRWHYCMTGKNPENGEAIQSWGLADYTAISAPDSYTYIDAFSNAEGGKVPGMPVSEITMDFVEVDGGTKVLSRGVYASAEELETIMEMGVEQGITETWDRLEELLAK; encoded by the coding sequence ATGAACGACAAAATGATCATCAAGGCGGACGGCGCCGAGCTGTACCTGGAGCGCACCTTCGCCGCCCCGCGTGAGCGCGTGTGGGCTGCCTTTACCGAGTGCCAGCATCTCACCAATTGGTGGGGACCCAAAGGCTGGGACCTAACCCATTGCGATATGGACTTCCGCGTGGGCGGCCGCTGGCACTATTGCATGACCGGCAAGAACCCGGAGAATGGTGAAGCCATTCAATCGTGGGGGCTGGCCGACTACACCGCCATCAGCGCACCCGACAGCTATACGTATATTGACGCCTTCTCCAACGCCGAGGGCGGCAAGGTGCCGGGCATGCCGGTAAGCGAGATCACTATGGACTTCGTAGAGGTGGACGGCGGCACCAAAGTGTTGAGCCGCGGCGTCTATGCTTCGGCCGAGGAGCTCGAGACCATCATGGAGATGGGCGTGGAACAAGGCATCACCGAAACCTGGGACCGCCTGGAAGAGCTGCTGGCGAAGTAG
- a CDS encoding PIG-L family deacetylase: METQANPHKTVLVVMAHPDDESFGMGGAIAYWDTQGVDVHLACATRGEAGTVDAEYLTKYETIAELREAELLCAADALGLKSVNFLEYRDSGMVGSEDNSRPEALVQAPLEQVAERIVVLIRRLRPQAVITFDETGGYYHPDHIHIHKATVAAFHAAGDASQYPKAGQPYQPAMLYVNARNRARLRRAVFLMRLLGKDPSKVGRNKDIDLTVLARDKDTPPHITINYRSVQARKDKADACHASQGGGRFIGSNLLEIVARWLGNKDRFTRIYPSTPDDYRSTDLFAN, from the coding sequence ATGGAAACACAAGCTAACCCCCATAAAACCGTCCTGGTCGTGATGGCCCATCCGGACGATGAGTCCTTCGGCATGGGCGGCGCGATCGCTTACTGGGATACCCAGGGTGTGGATGTGCACCTCGCCTGCGCCACGCGCGGCGAAGCCGGCACCGTGGACGCAGAGTACCTGACCAAGTACGAGACTATCGCCGAATTGCGCGAGGCCGAACTGCTGTGCGCTGCGGATGCGCTTGGCCTCAAAAGCGTCAACTTCCTCGAGTATCGTGACAGCGGTATGGTCGGCTCTGAAGACAACAGCCGCCCCGAGGCCCTGGTGCAAGCCCCGCTGGAGCAGGTGGCTGAGCGCATCGTCGTCCTTATCCGCCGCCTGCGCCCGCAAGCCGTCATTACCTTTGACGAGACCGGCGGCTACTACCACCCTGACCATATCCACATTCACAAGGCCACCGTGGCGGCCTTCCATGCCGCCGGCGATGCCAGCCAGTATCCAAAAGCAGGCCAGCCGTACCAGCCCGCCATGCTCTATGTCAACGCCCGCAACCGCGCCCGCCTGCGCCGAGCCGTGTTCCTGATGCGCCTGCTGGGCAAAGACCCATCCAAAGTGGGCCGCAACAAGGATATTGACCTCACCGTGCTGGCGCGTGACAAAGACACCCCGCCGCACATCACCATCAACTATCGCAGCGTGCAAGCCCGCAAGGATAAGGCGGATGCCTGCCACGCCAGCCAGGGTGGGGGGCGTTTCATTGGCTCTAACCTGCTTGAGATTGTCGCCCGCTGGCTGGGCAACAAAGACCGCTTCACCCGCATCTACCCGTCCACGCCAGACGATTATCGCTCAACCGACCTGTTTGCCAACTAA
- the folP gene encoding dihydropteroate synthase — MKIGNHEFTWGSRTYVMGILNITPDSFSGDGLLEKHAVEAALAQARRFVEAGVDLLDVGGESTRPGSQPVSADEELQRTIPVVQALAAEFDTPISIDTYKASTAAAALDAGAVLVNDVWGLRADPALAPLIAARGVPVVLMHNRSQPANAEVRERLGGRYVGVEYTELIEDIKRELQESVAIAHAAGISDERIILDPGIGFGKTVEQNLELLDRGGELRSLGYPLLVGPSRKSFIGYTLDLPPDQRMEGTAAAAAVSIVRGADIIRVHDVEPLVRVVRMTDAIVRHSNGVRRK, encoded by the coding sequence ATGAAGATCGGCAATCACGAATTTACCTGGGGCAGCCGCACCTATGTGATGGGAATCCTAAATATCACGCCAGACAGCTTCTCCGGCGATGGCCTGCTAGAGAAGCATGCCGTTGAGGCGGCTCTGGCGCAAGCCCGCCGCTTTGTCGAGGCCGGAGTAGACCTGCTTGACGTGGGTGGTGAGAGCACGCGCCCCGGCAGCCAGCCGGTCTCCGCAGACGAAGAGCTGCAGCGCACCATTCCCGTGGTGCAGGCGCTGGCCGCCGAATTCGATACGCCGATCTCCATTGACACTTACAAAGCCAGCACCGCCGCCGCCGCGTTGGACGCCGGCGCCGTACTGGTGAACGACGTGTGGGGTCTGCGGGCTGACCCTGCCCTGGCGCCGCTTATCGCCGCCCGCGGCGTGCCGGTGGTGCTGATGCACAACCGCAGCCAGCCCGCCAACGCTGAAGTGCGCGAGCGCCTGGGCGGCCGCTACGTGGGCGTGGAATACACCGAGCTTATCGAAGACATCAAGCGTGAATTGCAGGAAAGCGTGGCCATCGCCCATGCTGCCGGCATCTCTGATGAGCGCATCATTCTTGACCCCGGGATCGGCTTCGGCAAGACCGTCGAGCAGAACCTGGAGTTGCTAGACCGCGGCGGTGAGTTGCGTAGCCTGGGTTACCCGCTGCTGGTCGGCCCCTCGCGCAAATCCTTCATCGGCTACACCCTTGATCTGCCGCCTGACCAGCGCATGGAGGGCACCGCCGCGGCCGCGGCCGTCAGCATCGTGCGCGGCGCAGACATTATTCGCGTCCACGATGTCGAGCCGCTCGTGCGCGTGGTGCGCATGACGGATGCAATCGTACGCCACAGTAACGGCGTACGCCGCAAGTGA